From a single Chitinophaga sp. Cy-1792 genomic region:
- the gap gene encoding type I glyceraldehyde-3-phosphate dehydrogenase → MGTTLKIGINGFGRIGRLVYRQIYAMPGIDVVAINDLTSPKQLAHLLKYDSAQGRFDAEVKNSDNSITVNGDEVKIYAQKDPAQIPWGQHDVDVVIECTGFFADKDKASAHLTAGAKRVVISAPATGDLKTVVFNVNHNILDGSETVISCASCTTNCLAPMAKVLQDKYGIVNGLMTTIHAYTNDQNTLDAPHPKGDLRRARAAAANIVPNSTGAAKAIGLVLPELKGKLDGSAQRVPTITGSLTELTAILGTKVTVEEINAAMKAAANESFGYTEDEIVSSDIIGIHYGSLFDATQTRVQTVGDTQLVKTVSWYDNEMSYVSQLVRTVKHFAQLISK, encoded by the coding sequence ATGGGAACTACTCTCAAAATTGGTATTAATGGTTTCGGCCGTATTGGTCGTTTGGTATACCGCCAGATTTACGCAATGCCAGGCATTGATGTTGTTGCTATCAATGACCTCACCAGCCCTAAGCAGTTAGCGCATTTGCTGAAATATGATTCAGCGCAGGGTAGATTTGATGCAGAGGTTAAAAATTCTGACAATTCAATCACTGTAAATGGTGACGAGGTAAAAATATATGCACAGAAAGATCCTGCACAAATTCCTTGGGGACAGCACGATGTTGACGTAGTTATCGAATGTACCGGCTTCTTCGCTGATAAAGATAAAGCTTCTGCTCACCTGACTGCTGGTGCAAAAAGAGTAGTTATCTCTGCTCCTGCTACCGGCGATCTGAAAACTGTTGTTTTCAACGTAAACCATAACATCCTCGACGGTTCTGAAACAGTTATCTCCTGTGCTTCCTGCACTACCAACTGTCTCGCACCTATGGCGAAAGTTCTCCAGGATAAATACGGTATCGTTAACGGTCTGATGACTACCATCCACGCTTACACCAACGACCAGAACACCCTGGATGCTCCACATCCAAAAGGTGACCTGCGTCGTGCACGTGCTGCTGCTGCGAACATCGTTCCTAACAGCACCGGCGCTGCTAAAGCAATCGGCCTGGTTCTCCCTGAACTGAAAGGTAAACTGGATGGTTCCGCTCAACGCGTTCCTACTATCACCGGTTCCCTGACTGAACTGACCGCTATCCTCGGTACCAAAGTTACCGTTGAAGAAATCAATGCTGCTATGAAAGCTGCTGCAAACGAATCTTTCGGTTACACTGAAGATGAAATCGTTAGCTCCGACATCATCGGCATCCACTACGGCTCCCTGTTTGACGCTACTCAGACAAGAGTTCAAACTGTAGGCGATACTCAACTGGTGAAAACTGTATCCTGGTACGATAACGAAATGAGCTATGTTTCTCAGCTCGTTCGCACCGTGAAACATTTCGCTCAGCTGATCTCTAAATAA